Within Bacillus sp. FJAT-45350, the genomic segment CTAGAGTCTGTTCTTGGATATGTTAAAACTTTATGTTGTTCATATAATTTTTGCATAATAGATAAAGTCTCTTTCGCTGAGAAACCAAATCGTTTATTTGCATCGCGTTGTAATTCGGTTAAGTCATAAAGCATAGGAGAAAAGCTTTGTTTCTTCTTTTTCTCAACCGAAACTACCTCAGCTTCTTTAGACGCTAGAATTTTAAGTAATTCGTCAGATAGCTCTTTATTAAATGTTTTTGTATCCTTTGTTTTATTATCTTGCCATACTAACTTTACTCTTTCTTTAGTTGATGCAGTAATCCCAAAGTATGGCTTTGGTTTAAAGTTTCGTATTTCTTCTTCTCTTTTTGCAATAATCGCCAATGTAGGAGTCTGCACTCTGCCACATGATAGCTGAGCATTATATTTCGTAGTTAATGCTCTTGTTGCATTCATCCCTACAAACCAGTCGGCCTCTGAACGAGCTACGGCTGAAGCATATAGATTCTCATAGTTTTTGCCACTCTTTAAATTGGAAAAGCCATCCTTAATAGCTTTATCAGTGACTGATGAAATCCACAATCGTTTCACTGTTTTTTTCACATTTGCTTTTTCAATAATCCATCTTGCAACTAGCTCTCCTTCTCGACCCGCTTATCTCTATCATTATGCACATAATTAATTATGCACACTATACTTCATTAAAAAGGTTGGTAAAATAGTTTATTTCAAGAATAGCAGAAGATTTTAATTGCACATAAATAGGTATAATGCTAGAATTTGTAAGTAGGGATCTAACATGACGTATCCTACTGAAAACTGTACATAAATCGGAAGATGTAACTAATTTTAAGTTAGGGGGACAATTTTGTCTAATAACAATATTCTCTTATTTGAAAGTAAAAGTAGTAGCTTCAAGTTTATTGCAATACCTATTTGGATAGATTATCTATTTTTAAATAATGGAGAAGTTAAAAAGAAGCAATTAACTTTAATTGGATTAAAAAATACTAATCTCAATGTACATGTCATACACCCTCTTTCTCAATTCATTATGCACTATTGGGGTTCAAGGAAATATAACACTCAAAGAAAGTACTCAAATAATATAGTAAAGTTTCTAAATTATTTGCTTGAAAATCAAGGACAGTTTCAGATTGAATCCCTACAAGATTTAAAAATTGTTCATGGAGATAAATATTTAAACTCCCTTACAGTTGAAGGTGTTCGTAGAGACACCGTAAGAAATGCTGAACGAACTCTAGTTTATTTTTATAAATGGTTAGTAAAGGAAGAGTGTTCTATTCACTTTGATACTAACAAATTTGAAAAGAAACAAGGTCAATACGGATATTATTACGAGTCACCATTTAGACCAATTTATCCAGAAAAAAAACCGAACAAAGTTGAACACGCCTTTCCACCTAGTTATATTCCATTATTCCTTGAGGTAGCAATCGCTGTTGCGAAACCAATTGCCCTAGGGATATATTTACAATTTTTTGGTGGATTGAGGATTAGTGAAGTAATTAACTTAAGAAGAACACAGGTTACTAGGAGTATGAATAAAGGTGATTTTGTATTTAAAGTTGATAACCAGCATTTTAGGACAGACATAAAAGATCACGCTAGTGTTAAGAAGGTTAGAACGCAACGAGTTTTCCAAATAGAAGATTGGGGAAATATCCTTTTAAATGACCACTTAAAAATATTTAAACCTATTGATCAAACTAACGCATTGTTTGTTAATCAGGATGGAAAAGCCATGTCGCAAAGAAGCTATAGACAATACTTTGAAAAAGCAAAACATAAATTTATTGAATTACTTATTAGCCATGGTGATAGTGAACAAAAGTTACTCGGTCAACACCTAAAATATATGAAATGGTCAACTCATATTGGCCGTGGCACATTTACAAATCTATTAGCAGAGTATGCCGAGAACCCATATGAAATATCACAACCACGCGGCGACAGTAGTATAAACTCATCCTTAACCTACATGAACTCAACAGAACGTTTACATAAAAAAATAGAAGAAAAATTCTCAAATTTACATGAGCATTATATTCCTAAATTAATAGATAGAGAGGGAGTACATGAATAGAACAGAGGGGTTCCATACAGTAAAAGAAGCTGCTAATAGATTAGGTTATAAAAGTAAAAACAGTATTTTAAATCTTATAAAAAAAGAAGATATATTTCCTAATGCATTTAAAGAAAAAGGTATTTGGAAAATACCCTTATCTGATGTCGAGAAATATGAGGAAAGAAGTAAAAAGTTATACGAAAACGTTCTCACTGATAAGTTAGGTAGTTCTACTTATCTATCCGTAAAGGAAGTTGCAGATAGATTAAGTTTTAATAGTACCACCAGCGTGTTAAATCGTCTAAAAAATGATGTATTCTCCAATGCGATTTTAATTAAGAATGAGTGGAGAATACCACTTCAGGATGTCGAGGCGTTTGAAGAAAGAATAAATATAGTTAAAGAGAGAACGAAAACATGTTTAAAAGCACAGGACGTTGCTGAAAGATTAAGTATAAGTTCCAGTTATGTCATTTATCTAATAAAAAACGAAAGTACATTTCCTAATGCCTTTTTTAATAGCGGTAAGTGGTGGATACCTCTTTCTGATATCGACTCTTATGAAAAAAAACTATTAGAAGAAAGAAAAAAAACTAGTTTAAATTT encodes:
- a CDS encoding tyrosine-type recombinase/integrase — protein: MSNNNILLFESKSSSFKFIAIPIWIDYLFLNNGEVKKKQLTLIGLKNTNLNVHVIHPLSQFIMHYWGSRKYNTQRKYSNNIVKFLNYLLENQGQFQIESLQDLKIVHGDKYLNSLTVEGVRRDTVRNAERTLVYFYKWLVKEECSIHFDTNKFEKKQGQYGYYYESPFRPIYPEKKPNKVEHAFPPSYIPLFLEVAIAVAKPIALGIYLQFFGGLRISEVINLRRTQVTRSMNKGDFVFKVDNQHFRTDIKDHASVKKVRTQRVFQIEDWGNILLNDHLKIFKPIDQTNALFVNQDGKAMSQRSYRQYFEKAKHKFIELLISHGDSEQKLLGQHLKYMKWSTHIGRGTFTNLLAEYAENPYEISQPRGDSSINSSLTYMNSTERLHKKIEEKFSNLHEHYIPKLIDREGVHE